The genomic region GCGGAGGGTCTCCCGGAAGCCCGTGATCCGGTCGTACACGTCCGCCGCCGACTCGCCGTCCGGGAACCGGTAGAAGAACCGGCCGTACCGCCGCCGGATCTCCTTCTCCACCCGCATCTTCTCCCGGTCCTGGAAGTTCCCTGCTCTCACAGTCACATACAGACGCGTGGTCATCGATCACGATCAAGCCACGTGGTAGTACGAGATAAGGCAATCCATTTCTTTATCCACATGCAGATCGGGTCGTCGTACCGAAGTCCTGCTCCCGGATGCGGGGCTCCTCGCGGACGCCGGCGATGCGGCGGGCGTCGAAGGCGCGGCCGACCCCGCGGAGCGTCTCGAGGGTGCGCCGGTACGGGGACACGTAGAAGTAGACCTTCCagtcgtcgtcgccgtcctcctcctcgtcgtctccgtggccggaggagaggaggcggtGCAGGCGGCGGCCGCAGTCCTCGGCCTGGCGGTGTCCCTTGGGGGTGAGGCCGATGAGCGGGTCGGGGACGCGCGTGTAGGCGCCCTCGTCCACGTTCCCCTCGCTCTGCCCGTGCCGCACCAGCACGATGCGCCGCGGCCGGGGCGGGGGCGCCGGGTACGGCAGCGGGCGGAGCTCCGGGAAGTAGTGCTGCTGCTGatgctgctcctgctcccgcgctcCAGACGACGCCGTCGCGCGGCGGCGCGGGACGCCCAGCGTGTCCTCGCAGCAGCGGCACCGCAGCCGGTGCCGGGACCGGGGGTGCGCTGCAGCCGCAGGCGCCGGGACGCACCTGGTGGCCGCCGCCATCAGCTAATCAGCTATCTTGGGCGGTTGCTATGGCCGCATCGGGTCGCCGGTGGCCAGTGGGGAACAGAGAAGCCGGCTGAGGGTGTGTGCGTGGGCGAAGAAGATTTGTTGCCTAGTGCGCGTGCGGCGTGCCTACGATCGCTACGTGTGCGAGCCAAGAACGACGAGAAGTTCCACGTGTACACTGTATTCGAAATTAAAAAAAACATTCTACGTGTGCACAGAATGGCCTTTGTATTCTGCTCTTAACTGGGCCTCAACTACCGGCCTTGTTAGCCAAAAACATTCCGATGCCGTCCACTCCAAAAAAAAATTATCAAGGACGCGAGGGTGCCAATGCACCCGAATTGAAAAAAAATAATAATTTAGAAACTTTTAAAAAGATTCAAAATTTTATGAAACCGTTTGGTGTCGAACATGATTAGGTGTTACACTCTTGTGAAAGGTTTCGTGAATAAATGGCTTTCTTGGCCCTTGAGTCCGTCGGAGCTATTCATTCATGGAACTTCTCAAGCGAATGTAATACCTGATCATGTTTGATCCCAATAAGTTTCAGGATTTTTGACTCGAGTTTTCTAAATTATTTTTTCGAATTCAGATCCATTGAGACCCGAGACCCACCGGGTGTTTCCAAGCAAACCATCATCTATTGCATGGTAATCAATGTTGCATCGTTTTCAAGATGGGTAACGATTTCTTCTGAGGTTCTTCCATCCACTCATTACACAAACTACACCTAGCCAGACTGGCTAATTCGTGAGCTACACAGTTTCCCTCTCTAGGAACATTCTCGAAGATTACATGTGGGAATTCACACGCAATATGATAGGTATCATCAAAGATTGCACAAGCAACTCCAAATGATCGTCTGCCATTCTTCATCATCTCAATCACCTCCATAATATCCGAGTTCACTTCTGTGTGATTGCATCCTAGTGTTAATGCTAGATTCGCAAGGCCATAGCCTCACCCAGAGTACATCCCCACATGAGTCTATTTTCCCATTTCTAGCAGTAATAAATTTATCACTTGAGTCTGTAAGAACAGTTCCATAAGAGTCTTGAAACACTTTGGGGTCGAAAGCTCCGTTGACATTCAACTTGACGTAGTCTCTTCTTGGTTTTGTCAAACCATGACACCTCATCTTTCCATCGGGGTGTTGGTTATAGAGAAGTTGGCAATCGGTGCTCTAATAGCCAATGCTATATGCTTCGGTTGCTACACTTTTTATTGTGGACAAGTTTTCTTCTCTCCCACCATAAGTACCAAGATCCAATGGCAATTGGTTCTTTCTTAGTGAAATTACCCAAACCAAGAATCACAAATTCCTCTGCGTGTTGCATTAAAAGATACTCAGAGCACCGCCTCACGTACCCAATCCACAACACAAGCTTTCTCAATAGCCTCATTTCCCTAATTTGGAGCAATGTATGACGCCATTTAGCGCCATGTCTAGTTAACACGTCCTCTTGTGATGGTTAACATTCATGTAACTTTGAATAATTAAGAGTTTACAAGAGTTACTACTCAAAAAGACATTTGTGTGTGCTTAAAAAAGTATAAATTTTACTTGGGTTATAATTTCAACAAAATTTACTTTAAATCCTAATATTATAATAATTAAAGTTAATTCTACTTtttacagccccccccccccccccccccccgaagtttGGTTGTGATGCATATTATCTCATTTAGCGAAAATATTCAATTTATACCCCTGTTTAAGATATTGTGTGTGTCATATTTTACCTCATTTTAATGTTTTACTGATGATTGGACATGGCATGTCTGTGATTTATCTCTTTTTCTCTAGGTTttcatctattttattttgcatagAACGAAGCGGACCGGCCAGACCCGACCTACTCCGTGTCACAATGCACTGTTTTTATTTGTTACCAGGTTCGGTCATTTTGTTTTAACTATATTTACATTTACACTAAGCAAAATTAATTACAGAACAATTATAAGATAACTTATTAGTGTTATAATCTTTACAAATAGATTTGCAAGTTAAAACATGTTTGGAACCCGTTACAAAAAAACCTTTTTATTTCAACTCATCCTCTTCAAGACAAGTTTCTCCGTCTCCCGAACTAATTAGAGTGTGTTTGAATCTCATGCAGAAAGACAGTACCAAACATATTTATATAAAACATGTTTTCACTCGAAATAAATTTAGCTTCGTTTCTAAGAACATTTGCATGTAAATGCCACAAAATTTTGGTCGAGCAGAATGGTTGAATCAGCACAACACCTATTTTAGCGAGACAAACTAAACCGAACTAAATAGCTTTGTCGTGcctagtgtgacgcccggataattaagctacagtaacctctactAACGATGCCACTTCACCATGGTTACTGTCGTTAATCCCGCGCTGGTTCAATCCCcttcgaattcaaaattcaaaatcaagtcaaacgataaaagttttca from Triticum aestivum cultivar Chinese Spring chromosome 4A, IWGSC CS RefSeq v2.1, whole genome shotgun sequence harbors:
- the LOC123087737 gene encoding phosphoglycerate mutase-like protein AT74H, with product MAAATRCVPAPAAAAHPRSRHRLRCRCCEDTLGVPRRRATASSGAREQEQHQQQHYFPELRPLPYPAPPPRPRRIVLVRHGQSEGNVDEGAYTRVPDPLIGLTPKGHRQAEDCGRRLHRLLSSGHGDDEEEDGDDDWKVYFYVSPYRRTLETLRGVGRAFDARRIAGVREEPRIREQDFGNFQDREKMRVEKEIRRRYGRFFYRFPDGESAADVYDRITGFRETLRADIDIGRFQPPSPPGAPTAPEMNLVLVSHGLTLRVFLMRWYKWTVRQFEGLANLDNGGTLVMQTGEGGRYSLLVHHTVDELREFGLTDEMIDDQMWQRTARPGELNYNFITNGPSFFTHFS